From a region of the Anaerobacillus sp. CMMVII genome:
- a CDS encoding N-acetylmuramoyl-L-alanine amidase: MQITYLSENKRFAELVHPRLVRDLGLIDRKVRNDQSFYVIRNAQMPAILVELGFMTNPDEEKLIKTNSFQQKAAQSLADSIVNYFKVFEVFDAKIRS; this comes from the coding sequence ATGCAGATTACCTACCTCTCAGAGAATAAGAGATTTGCAGAGCTTGTCCATCCGCGCTTAGTCAGGGATTTAGGGCTAATTGACCGCAAAGTGCGTAATGATCAAAGCTTTTATGTGATCCGCAATGCCCAGATGCCAGCTATTCTTGTTGAATTAGGTTTTATGACAAACCCTGATGAAGAAAAACTAATTAAAACTAATAGTTTTCAGCAGAAAGCAGCACAATCCTTAGCCGATTCTATTGTTAATTATTTTAAGGTTTTTGAAGTATTTGATGCTAAAATAAGAAGTTAA
- a CDS encoding N-acetylmuramoyl-L-alanine amidase, with product MKKKLTRVLFLFAFLLLISPVTSYAQKIVVIDPGHGGKFSGTCGYTGNRTGFCEKDANLLVALQLQDILKKTDIQVHLTRSTDKAFASYLADAGGDFEKRMAIANGFAKGNNDNSVFLSIHHNAHPTSTFVRGIEPITTMV from the coding sequence ATGAAAAAGAAACTTACTAGAGTACTATTTTTATTTGCATTTCTACTACTTATTTCCCCTGTCACTAGTTATGCACAAAAAATAGTAGTCATTGACCCGGGACACGGGGGGAAATTTTCTGGCACCTGTGGTTATACAGGGAACAGAACAGGTTTTTGTGAAAAAGACGCAAATTTATTGGTCGCATTACAACTACAAGACATCCTAAAAAAAACAGATATTCAAGTTCATTTAACACGTAGCACCGACAAGGCGTTTGCATCCTACTTAGCAGATGCTGGTGGTGACTTCGAAAAGCGAATGGCAATTGCCAACGGGTTTGCCAAAGGGAATAATGACAATAGTGTCTTTTTATCAATCCACCATAATGCCCACCCTACGAGCACGTTTGTAAGAGGCATTGAACCTATTACTACGATGGTGTAA
- a CDS encoding DUF5667 domain-containing protein yields MSKHKIRFSKNVRNVLATSVITTALAFTSVTGQVYAGNQEVEVDVTVEEVTDEDSIYETTEGEVVEVDVTLEVEEDVEGETPALLPGDFLYFAKKVLETVKLALTFDDVKKAELLILFSQERIKEVEALLAEGKVDLASEALQRAIEKYEEALDKYGDTEETTEEQEGTEEEGTEELDGSEEALEDEEITEDETTEGEEEVLENDEATEEEDQLASIRAELEAKFSKNILALQAALEKVTNPQAKESLQKNIVKHKKSLK; encoded by the coding sequence ATGTCAAAACATAAAATTCGTTTTAGTAAAAATGTTCGTAATGTTTTAGCGACTAGTGTGATCACAACGGCTCTAGCCTTTACTTCGGTAACTGGACAAGTTTATGCAGGTAATCAAGAGGTAGAAGTAGATGTAACAGTAGAGGAAGTAACAGATGAGGATTCAATCTATGAAACTACTGAAGGTGAAGTAGTAGAAGTAGATGTAACTCTTGAAGTAGAAGAAGATGTTGAAGGTGAAACTCCTGCACTTCTTCCTGGCGATTTCTTGTATTTTGCTAAAAAAGTATTAGAGACTGTAAAGCTTGCATTAACGTTTGACGATGTAAAAAAAGCTGAATTACTAATTTTATTTAGCCAAGAGAGAATTAAAGAGGTAGAAGCTCTACTAGCTGAAGGAAAAGTAGATTTAGCTAGCGAAGCTCTTCAACGAGCAATTGAAAAATATGAAGAAGCATTAGATAAATATGGTGACACAGAGGAAACAACAGAAGAGCAAGAAGGTACTGAAGAAGAGGGAACAGAAGAGTTAGACGGTAGTGAAGAGGCATTAGAAGATGAGGAAATAACTGAAGATGAAACAACAGAAGGTGAAGAAGAAGTTCTTGAAAATGATGAGGCTACAGAAGAAGAGGATCAACTAGCTTCAATTCGCGCTGAGCTTGAAGCGAAATTTTCTAAGAATATTCTTGCTCTACAAGCAGCATTAGAAAAAGTAACAAACCCTCAAGCAAAAGAGTCTCTACAAAAGAACATCGTAAAGCACAAGAAAAGCTTGAAATGA
- a CDS encoding endonuclease/exonuclease/phosphatase family protein encodes MVKIVFGLSALLSIPVIFLSVMSITHNTPDPITPLKTENNQGTIMQTNNPFSITTFNIGYAGLDEDQDFFMDGGTMSRSRSKEQTLINLEQMGKFLRKQDSDFIFLQEVNIKATRSFHINQNEFFASLLTNYSSTFGMNHQVKWIPIPIKKPIGSVYSGLVTKSKFYTSSSSRYQLPGKEKWPVELFGLDRCFIENRIPVQSGSELVLLNVHLSAYDKGGFIRKQQLDFLQTYIGEEYEKGNYVIVGGDWNHVLPNTDHLMFKTTEQAPFWLQDLPEEFTPMNFTWASDPTIPTVRNNAFPYQKGMNFVSIIDGFLVSPNVEIVEVNGHDLDFKHSDHNPVVGTFILKALF; translated from the coding sequence ATGGTAAAAATAGTCTTTGGGTTGTCTGCTCTTCTTTCCATCCCGGTTATTTTTTTATCGGTCATGTCTATCACACATAACACCCCTGACCCAATTACTCCATTGAAAACTGAAAATAATCAAGGGACTATTATGCAAACCAACAACCCATTTTCCATTACAACTTTTAATATTGGGTATGCTGGTTTAGACGAAGACCAGGATTTTTTCATGGATGGCGGAACGATGTCTCGGTCCCGTAGCAAAGAACAAACGTTGATTAATTTAGAACAGATGGGTAAATTTTTACGTAAGCAAGATAGTGATTTTATCTTTCTACAAGAAGTTAATATAAAGGCAACGAGAAGCTTTCACATTAATCAAAACGAATTTTTCGCTAGTCTTTTAACCAATTATAGTTCAACTTTCGGTATGAACCATCAGGTAAAATGGATCCCTATTCCGATTAAAAAACCGATTGGTTCCGTTTATTCCGGACTTGTCACAAAATCTAAATTCTATACGAGTTCTAGCTCAAGGTATCAATTACCCGGAAAAGAAAAATGGCCAGTAGAACTCTTTGGTTTAGATCGTTGCTTTATTGAAAATCGAATTCCAGTGCAAAGTGGTAGCGAATTGGTATTACTGAATGTACATCTCTCCGCCTATGATAAAGGCGGGTTCATACGAAAACAGCAGCTAGACTTCCTCCAAACTTATATTGGTGAAGAATATGAAAAAGGAAACTACGTCATTGTAGGTGGGGATTGGAATCATGTCTTGCCAAACACCGATCACCTCATGTTTAAAACGACGGAACAGGCACCTTTTTGGCTACAAGATCTTCCTGAGGAGTTTACACCAATGAATTTTACATGGGCAAGTGACCCCACAATTCCAACGGTTAGAAATAACGCCTTTCCTTACCAAAAAGGTATGAACTTCGTCTCTATTATTGATGGTTTCTTAGTATCTCCCAATGTTGAGATTGTAGAGGTAAATGGCCATGATTTAGATTTCAAACATAGTGATCATAATCCAGTCGTCGGAACCTTCATATTAAAGGCTCTTTTCTAA
- a CDS encoding EAL domain-containing protein: MQISFIQQENQQLEVEQSHFIVEKNKIVDISSVLACNFRYRKEQLIGRNYLDLFDQQDQRFLINQLNNVSSPFVVRGIKSDGTLISIEITKSIPICLNGKNYTLVQATEKNTQQLINLEKQQIKMLVHGLPIATIILNLDKKIEIWNEGAEQLFGWKALEVVGKTLPFLKDGDEFHSFFELTTKGKSISNREITRQRKDGSYVDLWISTTPYYNSEGVICGYVALYQDITDRKKSEQDIRDIKYALDQSAIVSVTDANGKISYVNDKFCEKYQYPREEMLGQDHRIINSRYHSSQFFQELWGSVAKGEIWRGEIRNKAKDGTISWMDATIIPFLNEKGVPYQYIAIRSDITERKKIEEEMIYKQEQIRLGEERLYSLVQHSNDLITIVDQNGIITYQSPSVEKLGYKIEDLLGKYVFDLIHQEDKPFVKNDFLSALTNVEGQTAFECRIKHCNGSWRHCSGTYTNFLNEPSINGIVINYRDITETKDALQTIEKMSYHDFLTGLPNKKFFEMKFNEALEEARVHNTQLALIHLDVDRFNSINETLGNEIGDQLLCEIANRLKFTTEKNGLLSRNVGDEFFIIVPQISDFQVISTLANSIIVSFDSPFLINTHEIYLTTSIGISIYPFTGDTVVGLSKNAAIALQEAKKRGKNNFQFYSSTMNLHSYKTFTLQNDLRRALSSQQFMLEYQPQVDVKTEKIIGAEALIRWNHPQWGKVPPHEFIAIAEETGLIVPIGEWVLETACFQNKKWQELGLPPITVSVNISPQQFMQENLFEKIKAILEKSKLDPKYLMIELTETSLVRDETAVFSTVTKLKNLGIKIAIDDFGTGYSSLNYLKKFKFNCLKIDKSFIKDLTEDLESKEITSTIIKLGKVLKMAIVAEGVETSEQLSCVQALDCDYVQGYYFYKPVPSKELEQLLSNGNKKTIAYTAPEVVQNNRRKFYRIEFKHRLRADMTIVNLGGKNVTLGTTKVLIENISGGGLRFFTNVRLPVRSDLILNFKLKLNNQSIDLLGSLVWTKEVDNELHQYGLEFSLPKNKQSQLISLLDTVQSSINNEMYQEVGDFVMNNEILM; the protein is encoded by the coding sequence GTGCAGATAAGTTTCATTCAACAAGAGAACCAACAACTAGAAGTTGAGCAATCTCACTTTATTGTAGAAAAAAATAAGATTGTAGATATAAGTTCCGTTCTTGCATGTAACTTTAGATATCGCAAAGAACAATTGATTGGCAGGAATTATCTTGACTTATTCGATCAGCAAGACCAACGATTTCTTATCAACCAATTAAATAACGTCTCCTCCCCTTTTGTCGTTAGAGGAATAAAAAGTGATGGAACCTTAATTTCCATTGAGATAACCAAATCGATACCAATATGCCTTAATGGCAAGAATTATACATTAGTTCAAGCAACCGAAAAAAACACACAACAATTAATTAACCTTGAAAAACAACAGATAAAAATGCTTGTTCATGGTCTCCCTATCGCAACTATCATACTCAATTTAGATAAAAAAATAGAGATATGGAATGAAGGTGCAGAACAACTATTTGGTTGGAAGGCATTAGAAGTTGTCGGTAAAACGCTACCATTTCTGAAAGATGGTGATGAATTTCATAGCTTCTTTGAGCTTACAACCAAAGGAAAATCAATTTCAAATCGCGAGATTACTCGGCAGAGAAAAGATGGTTCATACGTTGATTTATGGATTTCGACAACCCCCTATTATAACTCTGAAGGAGTGATTTGTGGGTACGTAGCTCTTTACCAAGATATAACTGATAGAAAAAAAAGTGAGCAGGATATTCGTGATATAAAATATGCACTGGACCAATCTGCTATCGTCTCTGTAACGGATGCAAATGGGAAAATTTCTTATGTAAATGATAAATTTTGTGAAAAATATCAATACCCGCGAGAAGAAATGCTTGGACAGGACCATCGAATTATTAATTCAAGATACCATTCGAGTCAATTTTTTCAGGAACTTTGGGGTTCTGTAGCCAAAGGAGAAATTTGGCGGGGTGAAATTAGAAACAAAGCAAAAGACGGTACAATTAGCTGGATGGATGCAACGATTATCCCGTTTCTTAATGAGAAAGGTGTGCCTTATCAGTACATTGCAATTAGAAGCGATATTACCGAACGCAAGAAGATAGAAGAAGAAATGATCTATAAACAAGAGCAAATTCGCCTTGGGGAAGAACGGTTATATTCACTAGTTCAACACTCCAATGATCTAATCACGATCGTTGATCAAAACGGAATTATCACCTATCAGAGCCCGTCTGTTGAAAAGTTAGGCTATAAAATTGAAGATTTGCTTGGAAAATACGTATTTGATTTAATCCACCAGGAGGATAAGCCATTCGTCAAAAATGACTTTCTTTCAGCTTTAACTAATGTAGAAGGACAAACAGCGTTTGAATGTCGTATTAAACATTGCAATGGCTCATGGCGCCACTGTTCAGGAACCTATACGAATTTCCTTAACGAACCAAGTATTAACGGGATTGTCATTAATTACCGCGACATCACTGAAACTAAAGATGCATTGCAGACAATCGAAAAAATGTCCTACCATGATTTTTTAACAGGACTTCCTAACAAGAAATTTTTTGAGATGAAATTTAATGAAGCCCTTGAAGAGGCCAGAGTACACAATACACAATTGGCTTTAATTCATTTAGATGTAGATCGATTTAATAGTATTAATGAGACACTAGGAAATGAGATTGGTGACCAATTATTATGCGAAATAGCTAACCGATTAAAATTTACTACTGAAAAAAATGGTCTTCTTTCCAGAAATGTTGGAGATGAATTTTTTATTATTGTTCCTCAGATTAGTGATTTTCAAGTAATCAGTACACTTGCTAACTCAATAATTGTATCATTTGATTCACCTTTTTTAATTAACACTCACGAAATCTACTTAACAACAAGTATCGGTATTAGTATTTATCCATTTACTGGAGATACAGTGGTCGGACTCTCGAAAAATGCTGCTATCGCTTTACAAGAAGCGAAAAAAAGAGGAAAAAACAATTTTCAGTTTTACTCCTCGACAATGAATTTACATTCCTACAAGACTTTCACATTACAAAATGACCTTAGAAGAGCACTAAGTAGTCAGCAATTTATGCTAGAGTATCAACCTCAGGTAGATGTTAAAACTGAAAAGATCATCGGGGCCGAAGCACTTATCCGTTGGAATCATCCTCAGTGGGGAAAAGTTCCACCACACGAGTTTATTGCCATTGCCGAAGAAACTGGATTAATTGTTCCGATCGGAGAGTGGGTGTTAGAAACAGCATGTTTTCAAAATAAAAAGTGGCAGGAACTTGGATTACCTCCAATAACAGTCTCTGTAAATATCTCTCCGCAGCAGTTCATGCAAGAGAATTTGTTCGAAAAAATTAAGGCGATCCTTGAAAAGTCGAAGTTGGATCCAAAATATCTCATGATTGAGCTGACAGAGACTTCATTAGTTAGAGATGAAACAGCCGTTTTTTCAACCGTAACGAAATTAAAGAACCTTGGAATAAAAATTGCCATTGATGACTTTGGCACGGGATACTCCTCTCTTAACTACTTGAAAAAATTTAAGTTTAATTGTTTAAAAATAGATAAATCATTTATCAAAGATCTTACTGAAGATTTAGAATCTAAAGAAATTACGTCTACCATTATTAAGTTAGGGAAAGTTCTGAAAATGGCGATCGTTGCAGAGGGAGTAGAAACTTCGGAGCAACTCTCCTGTGTTCAAGCTTTAGATTGCGATTATGTTCAAGGCTATTATTTTTATAAACCAGTACCGAGTAAAGAACTTGAACAACTGCTGTCAAACGGTAACAAAAAAACAATTGCATATACTGCACCAGAGGTTGTTCAAAATAATCGTCGCAAATTTTATCGCATAGAATTTAAGCATCGGTTGCGTGCCGATATGACGATCGTAAACCTTGGTGGTAAAAATGTAACCTTAGGGACCACAAAAGTTTTAATAGAAAATATTAGTGGTGGTGGCTTACGTTTTTTTACAAATGTAAGACTACCAGTTCGATCAGATCTTATCCTGAATTTTAAGTTGAAACTAAATAACCAATCAATTGACCTCCTTGGTTCTCTAGTCTGGACCAAGGAAGTTGATAATGAACTACACCAATATGGACTGGAATTTTCGTTACCTAAAAACAAACAATCACAACTTATAAGTCTTCTAGATACAGTTCAATCAAGCATTAATAATGAGATGTATCAAGAAGTTGGCGATTTTGTAATGAATAATGAGATTCTTATGTAG
- a CDS encoding GDSL-type esterase/lipase family protein, which produces MKRIVHLFLIMVLISSMFASMVSANEDLEKLSLVALGDSITFGHNLANPASEAFPNYIGQGLFDVTNLAYPGWTSSQLLEALLSNPAYTSSLKEADLITLNIGNNDLLQATEFGKIVTGQKELNPVELAQAVELASVQIAQNLEQIFGIIRSQSEAPILFYNIYNPTVPGPTEFEQTFYYLAGQMAQLVNEEVIHKFHSPDYGIFVLDAFSAYEGKQAQYLLPQDIHPNLEGHYVLADLANALLAELLQPPVDAELILELTASTTEETTGPVTISVSANYELVVAMWLAGDKNVTEFATEGNEFVGEFEVTKNGTYTVFGLTAEGLVGIGYITIENIVEEEPVVEEPIEEEPVVEEPIEEEPVEEEPIEEEQPVEEKVTPPAKEDKKLGSGNKLPNTATPLYNYLLLGFGLLLIGSLSMYAQHRKKSNF; this is translated from the coding sequence GTGAAAAGAATAGTGCATTTATTTCTTATCATGGTTTTAATCAGCAGCATGTTCGCATCTATGGTTAGCGCAAATGAGGATTTAGAGAAATTATCATTAGTTGCTTTAGGTGATTCAATTACGTTTGGGCACAACCTAGCTAATCCAGCAAGTGAGGCTTTTCCTAATTATATTGGACAAGGACTGTTCGATGTAACCAATCTAGCTTATCCTGGGTGGACTTCTTCACAATTACTAGAAGCACTCCTATCTAACCCTGCTTATACTAGTTCCCTAAAAGAAGCAGACCTAATTACCCTGAATATTGGTAATAACGATTTATTGCAAGCAACGGAATTCGGAAAGATTGTCACTGGTCAAAAGGAACTTAATCCTGTAGAGCTAGCCCAAGCAGTAGAACTCGCTTCAGTACAAATCGCTCAGAACTTAGAACAAATTTTCGGGATAATTCGTTCTCAGTCAGAAGCGCCAATCTTATTTTACAACATTTATAACCCTACAGTACCGGGACCAACCGAATTCGAACAAACCTTTTACTATCTTGCAGGGCAAATGGCACAATTGGTTAATGAAGAAGTCATCCATAAGTTTCATTCACCTGATTACGGTATTTTCGTTTTAGATGCGTTCTCTGCTTATGAAGGAAAACAAGCTCAATACTTACTTCCACAAGACATTCATCCGAACTTAGAAGGTCATTATGTATTAGCGGATTTAGCCAACGCTCTCTTAGCAGAATTGTTACAGCCACCAGTCGATGCAGAATTAATTCTTGAATTAACAGCTTCTACCACAGAAGAAACAACTGGTCCAGTGACTATCTCTGTCAGCGCAAATTATGAACTAGTAGTAGCAATGTGGCTTGCTGGTGATAAAAATGTTACTGAATTTGCAACAGAAGGAAATGAATTTGTCGGTGAGTTTGAAGTTACTAAAAATGGAACTTATACAGTTTTTGGATTAACTGCAGAAGGACTCGTAGGAATAGGCTACATTACGATTGAAAATATCGTAGAAGAAGAGCCTGTTGTTGAGGAACCTATTGAAGAAGAACCCGTTGTTGAAGAACCTATTGAAGAAGAGCCTGTGGAAGAAGAACCAATCGAAGAGGAACAACCAGTAGAAGAAAAAGTGACACCTCCAGCGAAAGAGGATAAAAAACTAGGATCTGGTAATAAACTACCAAATACGGCTACACCGTTATACAACTACCTTCTACTTGGATTTGGATTACTTTTGATCGGATCTCTTAGTATGTATGCACAGCATCGTAAAAAAAGTAACTTTTAA
- a CDS encoding class D sortase — protein MVLLSFSICIITAGLWFSGTNGYKFLKGYLLFKTGNINVYEELDETIEVVKASKIEEQELYPERPRKGDMIGNLYIPKLDANLPIFHGTDEDELEKGVGHFMGSVLPGENDNSVLSGHRDTVFRRLGEVGENDLLIVTTSAGEFTYKVKRVRIVDEDDRTVIVPRPRPTLTLSTCYPFDFIGSAPERYILVANLVK, from the coding sequence TTGGTTCTTCTCTCCTTCTCTATTTGTATCATTACCGCTGGGCTCTGGTTTAGTGGGACGAATGGCTATAAATTTTTAAAGGGCTATTTGCTATTTAAAACAGGGAACATCAATGTTTATGAAGAATTAGATGAGACCATTGAAGTGGTGAAGGCTAGTAAAATAGAAGAACAGGAGCTGTATCCAGAACGACCTCGTAAGGGAGATATGATTGGAAACCTTTATATTCCAAAACTCGATGCCAACTTACCAATTTTTCATGGGACAGATGAAGATGAACTTGAAAAAGGTGTCGGTCATTTCATGGGAAGTGTCTTGCCTGGCGAAAACGACAACTCCGTTTTATCTGGGCATCGTGATACTGTTTTTAGACGCCTAGGTGAAGTAGGAGAAAATGATCTCTTAATCGTCACTACTTCTGCCGGAGAATTTACGTATAAAGTAAAGCGAGTAAGAATTGTAGATGAGGATGATCGTACGGTAATTGTCCCAAGGCCTAGACCAACCTTAACTTTATCCACCTGTTATCCGTTTGACTTTATCGGTTCGGCCCCGGAACGCTATATCCTTGTTGCAAATCTAGTAAAATAA
- a CDS encoding processed acidic surface protein: MKRLLSLFLVFTLVFSALPISGFAAMNESDLEGYLTELNWTKEELEEYLDFYLLTLEDFESVEELRMFFGPILTDENLQQLLEEFNLTLEELEELLAEYGESLADYYFYNDLEYAIYFYLEYEGDFEYEDIMFDIFNEIGLTEEELDRLFSHLLSLDIENPEFEAKLLIILERLEAFEAYVDLESATDLEAEQIAELAAIFTELLHLFELEAKFFFVKGDEKKPVSLVQLMKMQTSNGYDLLIEFYNLQGEFLADILLTAELFGVDLIVDTGSDLEKIVKKEKAKAKDPVKTEKGAKLPKTGTNNLQNSLLGLLAAFAGFIFFRKLRVRGNA; encoded by the coding sequence TTGAAACGTTTGCTGTCTTTATTTCTAGTTTTTACTCTTGTTTTTTCAGCTTTACCTATTTCAGGATTTGCAGCAATGAATGAAAGTGATCTTGAAGGCTATCTTACTGAATTAAATTGGACTAAAGAAGAGTTAGAGGAATATTTAGACTTTTATCTTTTAACTTTAGAAGATTTTGAGTCAGTTGAAGAACTACGTATGTTCTTTGGCCCTATCTTAACTGACGAAAATTTACAACAATTATTGGAAGAATTCAATCTGACTTTAGAAGAATTAGAAGAATTACTTGCTGAATATGGCGAGAGTTTAGCAGATTATTATTTTTATAATGATCTGGAGTATGCAATCTACTTTTATCTTGAATACGAAGGGGATTTTGAATACGAGGACATCATGTTTGATATCTTCAATGAAATCGGCTTAACAGAAGAAGAGTTAGATAGACTATTCTCTCATTTGTTATCACTTGATATTGAAAATCCTGAATTTGAAGCGAAATTATTAATTATTCTAGAAAGACTTGAAGCATTCGAGGCATATGTTGATCTAGAAAGCGCAACTGATTTAGAAGCTGAACAAATTGCTGAGCTTGCAGCAATTTTTACTGAATTACTACATTTATTTGAACTTGAAGCAAAATTTTTCTTTGTTAAAGGTGACGAAAAAAAACCAGTTTCATTAGTACAATTAATGAAAATGCAAACATCAAATGGTTATGATTTACTGATTGAATTTTATAACCTACAAGGAGAGTTCCTAGCTGACATCCTTTTAACAGCTGAATTATTTGGAGTTGACCTTATCGTTGACACAGGAAGCGATTTAGAGAAAATTGTAAAGAAAGAAAAAGCGAAAGCTAAAGATCCTGTAAAAACAGAAAAAGGTGCAAAGCTTCCGAAAACTGGTACTAACAATCTTCAAAATTCACTATTAGGTTTATTAGCAGCATTTGCTGGGTTCATCTTTTTCCGTAAACTTCGTGTAAGAGGAAATGCATAA
- a CDS encoding HNH endonuclease: MTENNWFMKQMKSGTEKTLKTAKKLYDDFDEKDRELKDVTGKGFIHTYAEKGGDVAGRVIGTPVSYIGKKAKSPFVDDIGKSLHGATRFSGDLAGQVGQGTWKTAQGLVMRNKSDIYGGLAEYTQAAGRTVKAVYKTTAFTLKNSAAVVQGVYTKDYQKAVTGLKGVGKIVVVGAVAISVFDLIEGDDVSAAENGDFLITHNSHLAGQLHPETGVPYEAQTVELENGNEVVGVFPVFDAVAEVELPDDMYESSDYRHFSYANSELVDAVSKDAELASQFSTEQLEQIYAGDTPDGYTWHHHEQLGKLQLVDEEVHAKSGHSGGRSIWGGGANAR; encoded by the coding sequence ATGACTGAAAATAATTGGTTTATGAAACAAATGAAATCAGGAACTGAAAAGACATTGAAAACTGCGAAGAAGCTCTATGATGACTTTGATGAAAAAGACAGGGAATTAAAAGATGTGACTGGCAAGGGTTTTATTCATACCTATGCGGAAAAAGGTGGCGATGTGGCTGGTCGTGTGATTGGAACTCCTGTTAGCTACATTGGTAAAAAGGCGAAGAGTCCATTTGTAGATGATATAGGTAAAAGTCTGCATGGGGCGACAAGATTCAGTGGTGATCTAGCTGGACAAGTGGGGCAGGGAACCTGGAAAACTGCGCAAGGCCTTGTAATGAGAAACAAATCGGATATTTATGGAGGGCTTGCTGAATATACTCAAGCTGCTGGGAGGACGGTAAAAGCGGTTTATAAGACAACGGCGTTCACGTTGAAAAATAGTGCAGCCGTTGTTCAAGGGGTTTACACGAAGGATTATCAGAAGGCAGTTACTGGACTAAAGGGAGTAGGCAAGATTGTCGTTGTCGGCGCAGTCGCCATTTCCGTATTTGATCTGATTGAAGGGGACGATGTGTCAGCAGCGGAAAATGGCGACTTTCTCATAACACATAACAGCCACCTTGCTGGTCAGTTACATCCTGAAACCGGTGTTCCTTACGAGGCACAAACGGTTGAACTGGAAAATGGAAATGAAGTAGTTGGGGTATTTCCGGTATTTGATGCGGTCGCCGAGGTTGAGCTGCCGGATGATATGTATGAAAGCAGTGACTATCGCCATTTCTCTTATGCAAACAGTGAGTTGGTTGATGCGGTGAGCAAGGACGCTGAACTTGCAAGCCAGTTTTCTACAGAACAACTCGAACAAATTTACGCAGGTGACACCCCTGATGGTTATACATGGCATCACCATGAACAACTAGGCAAATTACAGCTAGTTGATGAAGAAGTTCATGCAAAATCAGGACATAGTGGTGGACGCTCGATTTGGGGAGGTGGCGCAAATGCCCGTTAA
- a CDS encoding SMI1/KNR4 family protein, producing MPVKIDWKFEKAVATDRILAQLETHFHVSFPEAYKQLVKQHNGARPRPNVIKTTAGKERVIKTFLTVHPTKGGIKDVSEWLYGQLPDDLLAFASDPFGNYFCFHFRTPETEPSISFWHHETQHGEVVADSFREFLGKLF from the coding sequence ATGCCCGTTAAGATTGACTGGAAATTTGAAAAAGCAGTAGCCACAGACCGAATTCTAGCTCAGCTTGAAACTCATTTTCATGTCTCGTTTCCAGAAGCGTATAAACAGCTTGTCAAACAACATAATGGAGCAAGGCCAAGGCCAAATGTCATCAAGACTACTGCAGGAAAGGAACGTGTAATCAAGACATTTTTGACTGTGCACCCAACAAAGGGTGGGATCAAGGATGTGAGTGAATGGCTATATGGCCAGCTTCCAGACGATTTGCTCGCCTTTGCAAGTGATCCGTTTGGGAACTATTTCTGTTTTCACTTTCGAACACCGGAAACCGAACCCTCAATCTCTTTTTGGCATCATGAGACACAACATGGAGAAGTTGTTGCAGATTCGTTTAGAGAATTTTTAGGAAAACTATTTTAG